One part of the Truepera radiovictrix DSM 17093 genome encodes these proteins:
- a CDS encoding acyl-CoA thioesterase, producing the protein MEPFRTDIQVRFSDTDALGHLNNIAYALYAEQARVDLFNRVLPREGRGSVFVILAHIALDFLRQIRFGEAVYVMTRVSKLGRTSVTLDQEVYADDELAAKVRSVVVLFDFKAQQPTPLPEALRAQLEPAKEPA; encoded by the coding sequence ATGGAACCCTTTCGCACCGACATCCAAGTGCGCTTTAGCGACACCGACGCCTTGGGGCACCTCAACAACATCGCCTACGCCCTCTACGCCGAGCAGGCGCGCGTCGACCTCTTTAACCGCGTGCTCCCCCGCGAGGGCCGCGGGAGCGTGTTCGTCATCCTGGCGCACATCGCGCTCGACTTTCTGCGGCAGATCCGCTTCGGCGAGGCGGTCTACGTCATGACGCGGGTCAGCAAACTCGGCCGCACGAGCGTCACGCTCGACCAGGAGGTGTACGCCGACGATGAGCTCGCCGCCAAGGTGCGTTCGGTCGTGGTGCTCTTCGACTTTAAGGCGCAACAACCCACCCCCTTGCCCGAGGCGCTGCGCGCGCAGCTCGAGCCC
- the hisA gene encoding 1-(5-phosphoribosyl)-5-[(5-phosphoribosylamino)methylideneamino]imidazole-4-carboxamide isomerase, translating to MFEIFPAVDIQGGRAVRLVEGRAEDETVYFDNPVDAARHWVDRGATWLHLVDLDAAFGRGDNREVIARIAKLPCKCEVGGGVRSFEAAERLLDVVERVILGTAAVTHPELLDALLARYGAERVAVSIDAKGGLVAVKGWTETSAVAATVLAERVTAQGVRHLIYTDVARDGTLLGVDPEPVSLMRRACPHTLVAGGGVASERDLELYESLGLNGAIVGKALYEGRVRYPRAA from the coding sequence ATGTTCGAGATCTTTCCAGCGGTCGACATCCAAGGGGGGCGGGCGGTGCGCCTCGTCGAGGGGCGCGCCGAGGACGAGACCGTGTACTTCGACAACCCCGTAGACGCGGCGCGGCACTGGGTCGACCGCGGGGCGACCTGGTTGCACCTCGTCGACCTAGACGCGGCCTTCGGGCGGGGGGACAACCGAGAGGTCATCGCGCGGATCGCCAAGCTGCCCTGCAAGTGCGAAGTCGGCGGCGGCGTGCGCAGTTTCGAGGCTGCCGAACGCCTCTTGGACGTCGTCGAGCGGGTGATCCTCGGTACCGCCGCGGTCACGCACCCGGAGCTTCTCGACGCGCTTTTGGCGCGCTACGGCGCCGAGCGCGTCGCGGTCTCCATAGACGCCAAAGGCGGCCTCGTGGCCGTCAAAGGCTGGACGGAGACGAGCGCGGTCGCTGCGACGGTGCTCGCCGAGCGCGTGACGGCGCAGGGGGTGAGGCACCTGATCTACACCGACGTCGCGCGCGACGGGACGCTTTTGGGCGTCGACCCGGAGCCGGTCAGCTTGATGCGCCGCGCGTGCCCGCACACGCTCGTCGCGGGGGGTGGGGTGGCGAGCGAGCGCGACCTCGAGCTCTACGAGAGCCTGGGGCTCAACGGGGCGATCGTCGGCAAAGCGCTCTACGAGGGGCGGGTCCGCTATCCCCGAGCTGCCTGA
- the mutM gene encoding bifunctional DNA-formamidopyrimidine glycosylase/DNA-(apurinic or apyrimidinic site) lyase codes for MRRELEPYVRGRVILAATLVDAPPGPKYARLERAVGQRILAVTRRGKFLILPLSGGDDLIIHLGMTGILSPEPAPKHVRVRLELSEGGALYFRDARRFGRFLVVPSGAYEALPTLSAMGPEPLSAAFTGDALYRALQRSRTPIKPFLLSQKPVSGVGNIYADEALWRARIHPLTPANEVSRAKAAQLAGAIREVLAASLRAKGTTLQDYRTVNGEVGAYALQLQAYGRAEKPCPRCGSPLRKVTLGGRGTHFCARCQRPPRARPGAP; via the coding sequence GTGCGCCGCGAGCTCGAGCCCTACGTCCGGGGTCGGGTGATCCTCGCAGCCACCCTCGTCGACGCCCCCCCGGGGCCCAAGTACGCTCGGCTGGAGCGCGCCGTGGGCCAGCGCATCCTGGCGGTGACGCGGCGCGGCAAGTTTTTGATCCTCCCCCTGTCGGGGGGGGACGACCTGATCATTCACCTCGGGATGACGGGTATTTTGAGCCCCGAGCCCGCGCCCAAGCACGTCCGCGTGCGGCTCGAGCTCTCCGAGGGGGGCGCGCTCTACTTTCGGGACGCGCGGCGCTTCGGCCGCTTTCTGGTGGTGCCCTCGGGCGCCTACGAGGCGCTGCCGACTTTGAGCGCGATGGGGCCCGAACCCTTGAGCGCGGCCTTTACGGGGGACGCGCTCTACCGGGCGCTGCAGCGCTCGCGCACGCCCATCAAACCCTTTTTGCTCTCGCAAAAACCGGTCTCGGGGGTCGGCAACATCTACGCCGACGAGGCGCTCTGGCGCGCGCGCATCCACCCCTTGACGCCCGCTAACGAGGTCTCTAGAGCCAAAGCGGCGCAGCTCGCTGGGGCCATCCGTGAGGTTCTGGCGGCGAGCTTGCGCGCCAAAGGGACGACGTTGCAGGACTACCGCACGGTCAACGGCGAGGTGGGCGCCTACGCGCTCCAGCTGCAGGCCTACGGCCGCGCCGAAAAACCGTGCCCGCGCTGCGGGAGTCCGCTGCGCAAAGTGACCCTCGGGGGGCGCGGTACGCACTTTTGCGCGCGCTGCCAACGCCCACCCAGAGCGCGCCCGGGCGCACCGTAG
- a CDS encoding acyl-CoA thioesterase, producing the protein MPHRTDIQVRFSDTDAQGHLNNTAYAVYAELARADLLDALRGPDTYLLLAEMTLRFQSQVRFGQAVHVTTDVQEVGESSVTLEQTVYADDEAAATVTSVVVLFDARAQAPKAFPERVRKRLEAGEPLG; encoded by the coding sequence ATGCCTCACCGGACCGACATCCAGGTGCGCTTTAGCGACACCGACGCCCAGGGCCACCTCAACAACACTGCCTACGCCGTCTACGCCGAACTCGCCCGCGCCGACCTCTTAGACGCGCTGCGCGGCCCCGACACCTACCTCTTGCTCGCCGAGATGACGCTGCGCTTTCAGAGCCAGGTGCGCTTCGGCCAAGCGGTGCACGTCACGACCGACGTCCAGGAGGTCGGGGAGAGCAGCGTGACGCTCGAGCAGACCGTCTACGCCGACGACGAGGCCGCGGCGACGGTCACCTCGGTCGTGGTGCTTTTCGACGCGCGCGCGCAGGCGCCCAAAGCGTTTCCAGAGCGCGTCAGGAAGCGCCTCGAGGCGGGCGAGCCGCTCGGCTAG